Proteins encoded by one window of Bacteroidota bacterium:
- a CDS encoding cupin domain-containing protein translates to MAKQGDKIINARTGQRMIFLQTGKETNGQLLEIESFNPKSDMREPVHIHPKQESSAKVISGKLHFLVNGKEQIIGPDEKITIPAGAPHCFWNEDEIEAHSIQQFSPALHIDEFFESFFALANDGKLSDKGMPPFLQLPLMGLKHKDEIRVTNPPWSIQLLTYYILAPLSILMGYSAKYESKK, encoded by the coding sequence ATGGCAAAGCAAGGTGACAAAATCATAAACGCACGGACAGGACAAAGAATGATTTTTCTTCAAACAGGAAAAGAAACAAATGGGCAACTCCTGGAAATTGAATCCTTCAATCCCAAATCGGACATGAGAGAGCCAGTTCATATTCATCCTAAACAAGAAAGTTCTGCAAAGGTTATTTCAGGCAAACTTCATTTTTTAGTTAATGGCAAGGAACAAATTATAGGGCCAGATGAAAAAATTACCATTCCCGCTGGTGCTCCACATTGTTTTTGGAATGAGGATGAAATAGAAGCTCATTCTATTCAACAATTTTCCCCCGCGCTTCATATTGATGAGTTCTTCGAATCCTTTTTTGCACTCGCAAATGACGGTAAACTTAGTGATAAGGGAATGCCTCCTTTTTTGCAGTTACCATTGATGGGTCTAAAACATAAGGACGAAATCCGTGTGACAAATCCACCATGGTCAATCCAACTTTTGACCTATTATATACTCGCACCTTTAAGTATTTTAATGGGATACAGCGCGAAATATGAATCAAAAAAATGA
- a CDS encoding T9SS type A sorting domain-containing protein, translated as MRKLFTSFISALIIVCVGNTLFAQTTALKPLAKMISDSKTANIQFKDVTPFVLNTSAPYKINTDAFANNITYAKLDIVQIGNLHKTKNAAIALNIPYKNNLLSLELVEVNIFAEGFKISTDIANEEAINYQPGVYYQGIVKDDPTSIVAISIFENEIMGIISTTADGNINIGRYKKGEADDYMIFSDRDILVENNNAGCATIEDESYLDQFHEIMEIDGSSRISSCPKIYFEADYQLYQNKGSVTNTANYITGIYNNSAVIYANETVPTQISEIFVWTSSDGYSAASSFDALDDFMAFRTTFNGNIAHLLALDPGGLGGVAATINGLCNSYKYCYSDIDASYSDFPTYSWTVMVVTHEMGHLFGSYHTQNCAAWVGGALDNCYTTEGGCAAGPPPVGGGTIMSYCHLTGYGINFNNGFGTQPGNAIRNTISAAGCVTSCGVVPAYCASLGLSTADEWIQTINIAGTINNSGNNGGYEDFTATTINLTSGGTATFTLTPGFTGTTYPEYFSIWVDHNKDLDFTDAGENVYNSGAVTAAVSGSFSVPAGLTGTTRMRITMKYNALATSCETFDYGEVEDYTASFTPAGATYCTSAGTSSASRYIDYINIGAITRTSGSDGGYYNGTALSTNVSKGGTYPLKYSAGFSGTVYQMYWKGWIDYNLDGDFTDAGEQIFQKVATSSSIFNKNVKIPLTATTGLTRMRISSKYGGYPTSCETFTNGEVEDYTINILPGLIFEEENNFSLNIYPNPSDGIYQLEYINAVNGGINIDVFDITGNKIVANTITQEEGVINLDITNVAPGLYFIKATLSNGETVIKEIIKN; from the coding sequence ATGAGAAAATTATTTACCTCTTTTATTTCCGCATTAATAATTGTGTGCGTCGGCAACACTTTATTTGCGCAAACAACGGCTTTAAAACCTTTAGCCAAAATGATCTCCGATTCAAAAACTGCGAATATCCAATTTAAAGATGTGACGCCTTTTGTATTAAATACATCGGCTCCCTACAAAATAAATACGGATGCATTTGCAAATAATATTACTTATGCGAAATTAGATATTGTGCAGATAGGCAATCTGCACAAAACTAAAAATGCCGCGATCGCATTAAATATTCCTTATAAAAATAATTTACTTTCCCTTGAGCTTGTGGAGGTAAATATTTTTGCAGAGGGTTTTAAGATCAGCACCGATATCGCGAATGAAGAAGCGATTAATTATCAACCCGGAGTATATTATCAGGGAATAGTAAAAGATGATCCTACTTCCATAGTTGCAATAAGTATTTTCGAAAATGAAATAATGGGAATTATCTCCACAACCGCTGATGGTAATATTAATATCGGAAGATATAAAAAAGGAGAAGCGGATGATTATATGATCTTTTCCGATCGCGATATCTTAGTGGAAAATAATAATGCCGGATGTGCAACAATAGAAGATGAATCCTATCTCGATCAGTTTCACGAGATCATGGAAATTGATGGAAGTTCCAGAATTTCTTCCTGCCCGAAAATATATTTCGAAGCAGATTATCAGTTATATCAAAATAAAGGTTCGGTAACAAATACGGCAAATTATATTACCGGAATCTATAATAATTCCGCAGTAATTTATGCCAACGAAACTGTTCCAACACAAATTTCTGAAATATTCGTATGGACAAGCAGTGACGGTTATTCCGCTGCTTCTTCATTTGATGCTTTAGATGATTTTATGGCATTTCGCACAACATTTAATGGAAATATTGCACACTTATTAGCATTGGATCCGGGAGGATTAGGTGGAGTTGCTGCAACAATTAATGGATTATGTAATTCGTATAAATATTGTTACAGCGATATTGATGCAAGTTATTCCGACTTTCCAACTTATAGCTGGACAGTTATGGTTGTAACACATGAAATGGGACATTTATTCGGAAGTTATCATACACAAAATTGTGCTGCATGGGTTGGTGGTGCTTTAGATAATTGTTATACAACAGAAGGAGGTTGCGCCGCTGGTCCTCCACCGGTTGGAGGTGGAACTATTATGAGTTATTGTCACCTCACCGGTTACGGAATTAATTTTAATAATGGATTTGGAACGCAACCAGGTAATGCGATAAGAAATACAATTTCTGCGGCAGGTTGTGTTACCTCTTGCGGAGTTGTGCCAGCATATTGTGCATCCTTAGGTTTATCCACTGCCGATGAATGGATTCAAACAATAAATATTGCAGGAACAATTAATAATTCCGGAAATAATGGTGGGTATGAAGATTTTACTGCAACAACTATTAATTTAACTTCCGGAGGAACGGCGACATTTACTTTAACTCCCGGATTTACCGGTACAACTTATCCGGAATATTTTTCTATTTGGGTAGATCACAATAAAGATCTTGATTTTACCGATGCCGGAGAAAATGTATATAATTCCGGTGCCGTTACCGCTGCAGTGAGTGGAAGTTTTTCTGTACCTGCGGGATTAACAGGAACAACCCGCATGCGCATTACCATGAAATACAATGCACTTGCAACATCATGCGAAACATTTGATTACGGTGAAGTGGAAGATTATACTGCATCTTTTACACCTGCTGGAGCAACCTATTGCACTAGTGCTGGAACATCAAGTGCATCAAGATATATCGACTATATTAATATTGGAGCGATAACAAGAACCTCAGGAAGCGATGGCGGATATTATAATGGAACCGCACTTTCCACTAATGTTTCTAAAGGAGGAACTTATCCATTAAAATACAGCGCAGGTTTTTCCGGCACTGTTTATCAGATGTATTGGAAGGGATGGATAGATTATAATCTCGATGGTGATTTTACAGATGCCGGGGAACAAATATTTCAAAAAGTTGCAACCTCTTCCTCCATATTTAATAAAAATGTAAAAATTCCTCTAACTGCAACCACTGGTTTAACACGTATGCGCATCAGCAGTAAATATGGCGGATATCCAACGTCATGCGAAACATTTACCAACGGTGAAGTGGAAGATTATACCATAAATATTTTACCGGGATTAATTTTTGAAGAAGAAAATAATTTCTCTCTTAATATTTATCCAAATCCATCAGATGGTATCTATCAACTGGAATATATCAATGCGGTAAACGGTGGAATAAATATTGATGTTTTTGATATTACAGGAAATAAAATAGTTGCAAATACTATAACTCAGGAAGAAGGTGTAATAAATTTAGACATTACCAATGTTGCTCCGGGATTATATTTTATAAAAGCAACTCTTTCAAACGGCGAAACCGTAATTAAAGAGATCATTAAAAATTAA
- a CDS encoding OmpA family protein, whose product MGIAYGQDFVQGSFAFNKTLNGAFSNSTNENYSTGADYTGNVWVPNYKTTIGHGSLDLMVNINNLNFHTASSKFLVYAFVGVGGFMFNTKMDALNGETPYDYAAILGAFGSQNTSEKERIDAIHAVLDGEYETQAEVAAPAARAEGEVRGTWIRNPSISGGFGFSYRIGTNMEIGLEHRASHYFDDLADGQRWELDGDYTDHFDMFQYTNLTFGINLGKSESVDPLWELNPLTYLYDKVASIDPENLLKDSDNDGVIDYLDKEPNTAEGVPVDTHGVSLDSDKDGCPDSEDPEPFSSPVLPMENCQNVHVTMNEVKAYVDKALEGVSRDGGGAADWILPYIFFDLNKYDIRPDAVPTLNQVAEIMNRYKKLEVNVVGHTDTQGSESMNMKLSENRSKSAIAYLTKKGVPESRMKIVYKGESEVIIEGAKNDEEHQMNRRVEFHIIKN is encoded by the coding sequence ATGGGCATTGCTTACGGACAGGACTTCGTTCAAGGTTCATTTGCATTTAATAAAACACTTAATGGTGCATTTTCAAACAGCACAAATGAAAACTACTCAACAGGTGCCGATTATACCGGTAACGTTTGGGTACCAAATTACAAAACAACCATAGGTCATGGATCATTGGACCTTATGGTTAATATTAACAACCTTAATTTCCACACTGCATCATCTAAATTCTTAGTATATGCATTTGTAGGTGTGGGTGGTTTTATGTTTAATACGAAAATGGATGCGTTGAATGGTGAAACACCATATGACTACGCTGCCATTCTCGGAGCTTTCGGTTCTCAGAATACATCAGAAAAAGAGCGTATCGATGCGATACATGCTGTTTTGGATGGTGAATATGAAACACAAGCGGAAGTTGCTGCACCAGCTGCACGTGCGGAAGGTGAAGTTAGAGGAACTTGGATTCGTAACCCTAGTATTTCAGGTGGTTTCGGTTTTTCTTACAGAATCGGAACTAACATGGAAATCGGTTTAGAGCACAGAGCTTCTCATTACTTCGACGACTTAGCAGATGGTCAGCGTTGGGAATTGGATGGTGACTATACAGATCACTTTGACATGTTCCAATATACTAACCTTACCTTTGGTATCAACTTAGGTAAATCTGAATCAGTAGATCCACTTTGGGAATTAAACCCTTTAACATACTTGTATGATAAAGTTGCATCTATCGATCCTGAAAACTTATTAAAAGATTCAGATAACGACGGTGTTATCGATTACTTAGATAAAGAACCAAATACAGCAGAAGGAGTTCCGGTTGACACACATGGTGTTAGTTTAGACTCTGATAAAGACGGTTGTCCGGATTCAGAAGATCCTGAACCATTCTCTTCTCCTGTTCTTCCTATGGAAAATTGCCAAAACGTTCATGTAACAATGAATGAAGTTAAAGCATATGTTGACAAAGCTTTAGAAGGCGTAAGCCGCGATGGCGGTGGAGCTGCTGACTGGATCTTACCTTATATATTCTTTGACTTAAACAAATATGATATCCGTCCGGATGCAGTACCTACCTTAAATCAGGTTGCTGAGATCATGAACAGATACAAAAAATTAGAAGTTAATGTTGTAGGTCACACCGATACTCAAGGTAGCGAATCAATGAATATGAAATTATCTGAAAATCGTTCTAAATCAGCTATTGCTTACCTTACTAAAAAAGGTGTTCCTGAAAGCAGAATGAAGATCGTTTATAAAGGTGAATCTGAAGTTATTATTGAAGGTGCCAAAAATGATGAAGAACACCAAATGAATCGTCGTGTGGAATTCCACATCATCAAGAATTAA
- a CDS encoding 4Fe-4S binding protein, with amino-acid sequence MSISNPHPANFNGTQKVGLSVTALGVLAIFLAWAGVGNEQPLIFLLVTIVCVFAGTIIYTLGSYGNLPAGIKNNRTMFTSMSSRGALAWMSGIIITGFYVCLYWKDYWQKVFGVDLLGGLINMFNPLSEAIRNSPSDQWFVYGSFYTIAVLVMGFKFIYKYRHNNYQIIRTISVMFFQLGLAWLLPAVMKSLYNYEPYLTYFWPLDYDAIFPSTLSYFQTQGAFGTFFIFWGLVLSFVVTPILTYFFGKRWYCSWVCGCGGLAETAGDPFRHLSDKSLKAWKIERWMIHSVLAAIIIITVLLLADNSFKNQLLGSSAKDIAKGYSFVIGMVFSGVVGVGFYPIMGSRVWCRFGCPMAAYMGLIQRFKSRFRITTNGAQCISCGNCSTYCEMGIDVRAYAQRGQNIVRASCVGCGVCAAVCPRGVLKLENGPDNANRTQILFSSDDLKILS; translated from the coding sequence ATGTCGATTTCCAACCCCCATCCTGCAAACTTTAATGGAACGCAAAAAGTGGGGTTATCTGTTACTGCCTTGGGAGTACTCGCAATATTTCTGGCCTGGGCAGGCGTTGGAAATGAGCAACCGCTTATTTTTTTATTGGTTACCATCGTTTGTGTATTTGCGGGGACAATTATTTATACTTTGGGATCTTATGGAAATCTTCCTGCAGGAATAAAAAATAATCGCACCATGTTCACTTCCATGTCGTCGCGTGGAGCCTTGGCATGGATGTCGGGAATAATTATTACCGGTTTCTATGTTTGCCTTTATTGGAAAGATTATTGGCAAAAAGTTTTCGGGGTTGATCTTTTGGGTGGATTGATAAATATGTTCAATCCTTTGAGTGAAGCGATACGAAATTCTCCTTCTGACCAATGGTTCGTGTATGGCTCCTTTTATACCATCGCTGTTTTGGTAATGGGATTTAAATTCATCTATAAATATCGCCACAATAATTATCAGATCATAAGAACAATTTCGGTAATGTTCTTTCAACTTGGGTTAGCATGGTTGTTACCGGCAGTAATGAAATCACTTTACAACTACGAACCATACCTCACCTATTTCTGGCCTTTGGATTACGACGCGATATTTCCTTCCACACTCAGTTATTTTCAAACGCAAGGCGCTTTTGGTACTTTTTTTATTTTTTGGGGATTAGTACTGTCTTTTGTTGTAACACCAATTCTCACCTATTTTTTTGGCAAACGATGGTACTGCAGTTGGGTTTGCGGATGTGGAGGATTGGCAGAAACTGCAGGCGACCCTTTTCGCCATCTTTCCGACAAAAGTTTAAAGGCCTGGAAAATTGAAAGATGGATGATACACTCCGTTTTAGCAGCAATTATTATCATAACAGTGCTTTTATTGGCAGATAATAGTTTTAAAAATCAATTATTGGGTTCATCAGCAAAAGATATTGCAAAAGGCTACAGTTTTGTTATCGGAATGGTATTCAGCGGTGTTGTTGGGGTTGGATTTTATCCCATTATGGGAAGCAGGGTCTGGTGCCGGTTCGGATGCCCCATGGCTGCATATATGGGACTGATCCAACGATTTAAATCGAGATTCAGAATCACTACAAACGGCGCCCAGTGTATATCCTGCGGAAATTGTAGCACCTATTGCGAAATGGGGATTGATGTTCGTGCCTACGCCCAGCGCGGACAAAACATTGTGCGCGCAAGTTGTGTTGGTTGTGGCGTATGCGCTGCCGTTTGTCCGAGAGGAGTTTTAAAGCTGGAAAATGGTCCGGATAACGCCAATCGCACCCAAATATTATTCAGTAGCGACGATTTGAAAATTCTTTCTTAA
- a CDS encoding type II toxin-antitoxin system PemK/MazF family toxin, which translates to MKLKQYDIWLADLNPRRGTEPGKTRPVVIVQTDLLNETHRSTIICPITTNVEPEIELLRVHLKKGQLTKLSDILIDQVRAIDNSRFIKKIGQLSNEQKIHIKQNLRIVLDI; encoded by the coding sequence ATGAAGCTTAAGCAATACGACATTTGGTTGGCTGATCTAAACCCAAGAAGAGGAACGGAGCCGGGAAAAACAAGACCAGTTGTTATTGTGCAAACTGATTTATTAAACGAAACGCACCGCTCCACTATAATTTGTCCAATCACAACAAATGTAGAACCTGAAATAGAGCTACTTCGTGTACATTTGAAAAAGGGACAGCTTACCAAATTAAGTGATATTTTAATAGATCAAGTGCGTGCAATTGACAATTCGAGATTTATAAAAAAAATCGGGCAGCTTTCAAATGAACAAAAAATACATATTAAACAGAATTTAAGAATTGTTTTGGATATATGA
- a CDS encoding glycosyltransferase family 2 protein — MQKINVIIPVFNESGSIGHVLQDIPANLVKEVIVVNNGSTDNTAEIAHQKGATVLLEERKGYGSACLKGINYIKNKPKEEQPDIIVFIDGDYSDYPEQMQMLVQPIIDQNIDMVIGSRAKGKRIKGSMAPQQIFGNWLATSLIKMFFGAKFSDLGPFRAIKWQRLLELQMVDTNYGWTVEMQIKAAKKKLTFVEVPVDYRPRIGKSKITGTLKGTVMAGYKIITTIFKYF; from the coding sequence ATGCAAAAAATCAATGTCATCATTCCGGTTTTTAATGAAAGTGGTTCTATTGGTCATGTTTTACAGGATATTCCTGCAAATCTGGTGAAAGAAGTAATAGTAGTGAATAACGGGTCAACCGATAACACCGCTGAAATTGCACACCAAAAGGGCGCTACTGTTCTATTAGAAGAAAGAAAGGGTTACGGGTCGGCTTGTTTAAAGGGTATTAACTATATCAAAAACAAGCCAAAAGAAGAGCAACCCGATATTATTGTGTTCATTGACGGAGATTATTCCGATTATCCCGAACAAATGCAAATGCTTGTTCAACCTATTATCGATCAAAATATCGACATGGTAATTGGCAGCAGAGCTAAAGGGAAAAGGATAAAAGGGTCCATGGCACCGCAACAAATTTTTGGGAACTGGTTGGCAACTTCTCTCATTAAAATGTTTTTCGGAGCTAAATTCAGTGATCTGGGTCCATTCAGGGCAATAAAATGGCAGCGATTGCTGGAATTGCAAATGGTGGACACTAATTACGGATGGACTGTGGAAATGCAAATAAAGGCTGCCAAAAAAAAGCTGACCTTTGTAGAAGTGCCAGTGGATTACAGGCCGCGCATCGGAAAATCGAAGATAACAGGAACCCTTAAAGGAACAGTAATGGCAGGATATAAAATCATCACTACCATTTTTAAATATTTTTGA
- a CDS encoding FUSC family protein, translating to MNEKSMPEFSDQESIEQKKRIKQSSLLDAFFIGFLVGIIIFSVIASTSGLLTLIPLYLVYRLLKNRKRTDLKFCIFIGFLVDLKIFANLPKITGMLM from the coding sequence ATGAATGAAAAAAGTATGCCTGAATTTTCAGACCAAGAATCGATTGAACAAAAGAAACGAATCAAACAATCATCCCTACTGGATGCATTTTTTATTGGATTTTTGGTGGGGATAATAATTTTTAGTGTTATAGCGAGTACTTCGGGTTTACTTACGTTAATTCCGTTGTATTTAGTTTATAGATTATTGAAAAATCGAAAAAGGACTGATCTGAAATTTTGTATTTTTATAGGGTTTTTAGTTGACCTCAAGATATTCGCAAATCTGCCAAAAATTACAGGCATGCTAATGTGA
- a CDS encoding NAD(P)/FAD-dependent oxidoreductase, whose amino-acid sequence MHIVIIGNGITGITAARTIRKNSDHNITVVSGETDYFFSRTALMYVYMGHMKFEHTQPYENWFWEKNRIKLKKAWVKNIDVENKNVEFEKGKPLAYDKLLIATGAKSNKFGWPGQDLKGVQGMYSYQDLLALEENTKNGISRAVIVGGGLIGIEIAEMLHSRNYPVTILVRESNYWNNVLPEQESNMISKHIREYGFDLRLNTSMKEIIGDSKGRVKSIITDKDEEIKCEVVGLTAGVSPNISWLKDTKIKCDRGVIIDKNMQTNLEDVYAAGDCAQFQEALPDRKTVEQVWYTGKIQGECAALNMIGVETNYNPGHWFNSAKFLDIEYQTYGTVLNKLREGEEEFYWEHADAKKCIHLVFKKEDHLFIGINNFGIRLRHELFNTWLKEKRTVEYVLTHLKAANFDPEFYAQFEEEIIDSWNKLHPRKKIILKEKKNLMRMIFK is encoded by the coding sequence ATGCATATCGTAATCATAGGAAACGGCATCACGGGCATTACTGCTGCAAGAACGATCAGGAAAAATTCTGATCATAATATTACTGTGGTTTCGGGGGAGACGGATTATTTTTTTAGCAGAACGGCACTCATGTATGTGTATATGGGGCACATGAAATTTGAACATACGCAACCTTACGAAAATTGGTTTTGGGAAAAGAATAGAATTAAACTCAAAAAAGCTTGGGTAAAAAATATTGATGTCGAAAATAAGAATGTGGAGTTTGAAAAAGGAAAACCACTTGCTTACGATAAATTATTAATTGCAACGGGTGCAAAATCCAATAAATTTGGCTGGCCCGGACAAGACCTTAAAGGTGTACAGGGAATGTATTCTTATCAGGATCTTCTGGCACTGGAAGAAAATACAAAAAATGGAATTTCACGCGCAGTAATTGTAGGTGGAGGATTAATTGGAATTGAAATAGCAGAAATGTTGCACTCGCGAAATTATCCTGTTACCATATTAGTTCGTGAAAGTAACTATTGGAATAATGTTTTACCTGAACAGGAATCCAATATGATCTCCAAACATATTCGCGAATATGGTTTTGATCTGCGGTTAAATACGTCGATGAAAGAAATTATTGGCGACAGCAAGGGCAGAGTAAAAAGTATAATTACGGATAAGGACGAAGAAATTAAATGTGAAGTGGTGGGATTAACCGCCGGTGTATCACCAAATATAAGCTGGTTAAAAGATACAAAAATTAAATGTGATCGCGGAGTAATTATCGATAAAAATATGCAGACCAATCTGGAAGATGTCTACGCAGCCGGCGACTGTGCTCAGTTTCAGGAAGCCCTTCCCGATAGAAAAACAGTGGAACAAGTTTGGTACACCGGCAAAATTCAGGGCGAATGTGCAGCATTAAACATGATAGGTGTAGAAACAAATTACAATCCCGGACATTGGTTTAATTCCGCAAAATTTTTAGATATCGAATATCAAACCTATGGAACTGTTTTAAATAAATTGCGCGAAGGAGAAGAAGAATTTTATTGGGAACACGCAGATGCAAAAAAATGTATACATCTAGTTTTCAAAAAAGAAGATCATCTATTTATAGGAATCAATAATTTCGGAATCAGATTACGTCACGAATTATTTAATACCTGGCTTAAAGAAAAAAGAACGGTAGAATACGTTCTCACTCATCTGAAAGCCGCAAATTTTGATCCCGAATTTTATGCGCAATTTGAAGAGGAAATTATTGATTCCTGGAATAAACTTCATCCGAGAAAAAAAATAATTTTAAAAGAAAAAAAGAATTTGATGCGAATGATATTTAAATAG
- a CDS encoding DUF547 domain-containing protein, protein MRLLSGLFILFLITAVVSCKTISGIQTDSKPISHDIFNGLLKNNVNEAGFVNYEKFIADSLKLNSYLQLIETNYPNEKTWSREEILAYWINAYNAYTIQLIIRNYPLASIKDIQSGVAFINSVWDIKFINIEGQILDLNNIEHNILRKMDEPRIHFAVNCASYSCPKLLNEAYTANKLEKQLQQQTIDFINDPTRNKISTDSAQVSSIFNWFTGDFTKNGSLKEFINTYSKVKISEETKIEFMEYDWRLNEVGK, encoded by the coding sequence ATGCGCTTATTATCTGGTCTTTTTATACTTTTTCTTATAACTGCTGTGGTTTCCTGCAAAACGATCTCAGGTATTCAAACCGATTCAAAACCTATAAGTCACGATATTTTTAATGGTCTCCTCAAGAACAATGTAAATGAAGCAGGATTTGTAAATTATGAAAAATTTATTGCTGATAGCCTGAAACTAAATTCCTATCTGCAATTAATAGAAACAAATTATCCCAACGAAAAAACCTGGAGCAGAGAAGAAATTTTAGCTTATTGGATCAATGCTTATAATGCATACACCATTCAATTAATCATTCGCAATTACCCGCTTGCAAGTATTAAAGATATTCAATCCGGAGTAGCATTTATTAATTCTGTGTGGGATATTAAATTTATAAATATTGAAGGGCAGATCTTAGATCTCAACAACATAGAACACAATATCCTCCGCAAAATGGACGAACCACGCATCCATTTCGCAGTAAACTGTGCGAGTTATAGTTGTCCCAAATTATTAAATGAAGCTTATACTGCAAATAAATTAGAAAAACAACTGCAGCAACAAACAATTGATTTTATAAACGATCCCACCCGAAATAAGATCTCCACCGACAGCGCTCAGGTAAGTTCCATTTTCAACTGGTTCACCGGCGATTTTACAAAAAACGGAAGTCTGAAAGAATTTATAAATACGTATTCGAAAGTAAAAATTAGTGAAGAGACAAAGATCGAATTTATGGAGTATGATTGGAGGTTGAATGAGGTGGGGAAATGA